In Lacibacter sp. H375, one DNA window encodes the following:
- a CDS encoding YqgE/AlgH family protein: MNLQAGNIIISTDLLNDTEFEKVAIIITEHNEKGTIGYVFNQLFPRNFNELEEFKHSNPVPLYAGGQVQTDMLYFMHCRPDLISEGQKVNGNVYMGGDFKKAVLLLNNGQLPVADVRLYIGYCGWDVKELEEEIAEGSWQLTNAPADLVFSTSAESVWNELHTSLQA, translated from the coding sequence ATGAATTTACAAGCAGGCAATATCATTATCAGTACCGATTTACTTAACGACACTGAGTTTGAAAAAGTAGCAATCATTATAACTGAACATAACGAAAAAGGAACGATCGGCTACGTGTTCAATCAATTGTTTCCAAGAAACTTTAATGAGCTGGAAGAATTTAAACACTCTAATCCTGTTCCCTTATATGCAGGAGGGCAGGTTCAAACCGATATGCTTTATTTTATGCATTGCAGACCCGATCTTATTTCAGAGGGACAAAAGGTTAATGGCAATGTATACATGGGTGGCGATTTTAAAAAAGCTGTGCTGCTGTTGAACAATGGACAATTGCCCGTTGCTGATGTAAGACTTTACATCGGGTATTGTGGCTGGGATGTAAAAGAGCTGGAAGAGGAAATTGCCGAAGGCAGCTGGCAATTAACCAATGCACCAGCTGATCTTGTTTTTTCAACTTCGGCAGAATCAGTATGGAATGAATTACACACAAGTTTGCAGGCATAA
- a CDS encoding serine hydrolase domain-containing protein, whose protein sequence is MRSIIFFILLVVSLVTNAQQLDEIDKFVSKQVQDQKITGLSIGIIVNGRIVMTKGYGLANVEHKIPASQNTVYKIGSLSKQVVAAGIMTMIQSGKIKLTDTVTKYFKDAPATWGNITIRHLLNHTSGLVRESPAFQPMLLQHDTVLIKAAYKMPLVFATGTKWQYCNLGYFMLADIIRQVSGKTFSQFMQEDIFSKQGLNIQPTSTKMIVPERADGYVLAGKDTLYNATDYVAFRPSGAFMSSITDMLKWEMLMQDAQVLSKQSWQQMWTDTVRTDVVVPKIDYYGYGWRVTTFKNRLLVNHGGSLPGFRSIYYRFPADKTAFIILTNSDHTNAGIIAQGISEILYKD, encoded by the coding sequence ATGAGATCGATTATTTTCTTTATTCTTCTCGTTGTTTCGCTGGTTACAAATGCCCAACAACTTGATGAGATCGACAAGTTTGTTTCCAAACAAGTTCAAGATCAAAAGATCACGGGCCTGAGTATCGGTATTATTGTAAATGGAAGAATAGTGATGACAAAAGGTTATGGGTTGGCAAACGTTGAACATAAAATACCTGCTTCGCAAAACACGGTGTACAAAATAGGATCGCTGAGTAAACAGGTGGTGGCTGCTGGTATTATGACAATGATCCAATCAGGAAAAATAAAGCTGACCGATACCGTTACAAAATATTTTAAAGACGCCCCTGCAACATGGGGTAACATTACTATCCGTCATCTCTTGAATCATACGTCCGGCCTTGTAAGAGAATCGCCGGCCTTTCAGCCAATGCTGTTGCAACACGATACTGTTTTGATAAAGGCAGCCTACAAAATGCCATTGGTATTTGCAACAGGAACAAAATGGCAATATTGCAATCTTGGTTATTTCATGTTGGCTGATATCATCAGGCAGGTGAGTGGTAAAACGTTTTCTCAATTTATGCAGGAAGATATTTTTTCAAAACAGGGATTAAACATACAGCCAACATCAACCAAGATGATTGTGCCTGAAAGAGCTGATGGTTATGTGCTGGCAGGTAAGGATACGTTGTATAATGCAACCGACTATGTTGCTTTTCGCCCAAGTGGTGCTTTCATGTCGAGCATTACCGATATGTTGAAATGGGAAATGCTGATGCAGGATGCTCAAGTATTATCAAAGCAAAGCTGGCAACAAATGTGGACAGATACAGTAAGAACAGATGTAGTTGTTCCCAAGATCGATTATTATGGGTATGGCTGGCGTGTAACAACGTTTAAAAACCGTTTGCTTGTCAACCATGGAGGATCATTGCCGGGCTTCCGCAGTATCTATTATCGTTTCCCTGCTGATAAAACTGCGTTTATCATTCTTACAAATTCAGATCATACAAATGCCGGCATTATTGCGCAAGGTATTTCGGAAATACTGTATAAAGATTAA
- a CDS encoding SRPBCC family protein translates to METQAATVITVQTTVNAPIATVWESWNNPEHITKWAFASPDWHTPWAKNDLRVGGNFSSRMEAKDGSFGFEFGGVYDVVTTNEHIAYTMGDGRKVNIYFTAEGNGTKVVESFEAESENSIEMQQAGWQAILDNFKNYTEQL, encoded by the coding sequence ATGGAAACACAAGCAGCAACAGTTATCACTGTACAAACAACAGTAAACGCACCAATTGCAACAGTATGGGAAAGCTGGAATAACCCCGAGCATATCACGAAGTGGGCTTTTGCCTCACCTGATTGGCATACACCCTGGGCGAAGAACGATCTTCGTGTGGGAGGTAATTTCTCTTCCCGCATGGAAGCGAAAGATGGAAGTTTTGGTTTTGAATTTGGCGGCGTTTATGATGTGGTTACAACCAATGAACATATTGCCTACACAATGGGCGATGGACGAAAAGTAAACATTTATTTTACTGCTGAGGGTAACGGTACAAAAGTTGTTGAGAGCTTTGAAGCTGAAAGTGAAAACTCAATTGAAATGCAACAAGCGGGCTGGCAGGCAATACTCGATAATTTTAAAAACTATACAGAGCAGCTGTAA
- a CDS encoding exo-beta-N-acetylmuramidase NamZ family protein, giving the protein MRTKSFYFLIAGFICLVLLQSVNSKKAKPVQQKQLITGADQTEKYLPYLKGKRIAVLANPTTIIGQRHLVDSLVSLGVNIVKVFGPEHGFRGKASAGVKVKDEKDPATGVPVISLYGPKRKPSKEDMANVDLMIFDIQDVGCRFYTYINVLSHIMEACAENNKELLILDRPNPNGYLVDGPILDMKYKSGIGMFPIPIAHGMTIAEFAQMINGEGWLPNKMKCKLKIIKVANYNHDMEYTLPVAPSPNLNTQQAIMLYPSTCLFEGVALNHGRGTYFPFTLLGSPLLKGKYEFSFTPVGIKGMAETPLHMNKECFGLDLRKYDINQLRKTKRINVQWMKELYAAFPDKPKFFDRSQSNQMGDINKLVGNAEFKEQIIAGKSAAEIYASWEPGLSKYKTMRKKYLLYP; this is encoded by the coding sequence ATGAGAACAAAGTCATTTTATTTTTTGATCGCCGGTTTTATTTGCCTGGTTTTATTGCAAAGTGTAAACAGTAAAAAAGCAAAGCCAGTCCAACAAAAACAATTAATCACGGGTGCAGATCAAACTGAAAAATATCTTCCTTACTTAAAAGGAAAACGTATTGCGGTGTTGGCGAATCCTACCACTATCATCGGCCAACGTCATTTGGTTGATAGTCTTGTTTCATTAGGTGTAAATATTGTAAAAGTATTTGGCCCCGAACATGGGTTCAGAGGCAAAGCGAGTGCCGGTGTGAAAGTGAAAGATGAAAAAGATCCTGCAACAGGCGTCCCTGTTATTTCTTTATACGGTCCAAAACGTAAACCATCAAAAGAGGATATGGCGAATGTAGATCTGATGATCTTCGACATACAGGATGTTGGTTGCAGGTTTTATACATACATTAATGTACTCAGCCATATCATGGAAGCATGTGCTGAAAATAACAAAGAGTTGTTGATACTTGATCGTCCAAATCCTAATGGATATTTGGTTGATGGGCCAATTCTTGACATGAAATATAAATCAGGCATTGGCATGTTCCCTATACCTATTGCGCATGGCATGACCATTGCTGAATTTGCACAAATGATCAATGGGGAAGGTTGGTTGCCCAACAAAATGAAATGCAAACTCAAGATCATAAAAGTGGCGAATTACAATCACGATATGGAGTATACATTGCCTGTTGCTCCATCGCCCAACTTAAATACGCAGCAGGCAATCATGCTATATCCTTCTACTTGTTTGTTTGAAGGTGTGGCGCTCAATCATGGTCGTGGTACTTATTTTCCATTTACATTATTGGGTAGTCCGTTGTTGAAAGGGAAATATGAATTCTCTTTTACACCTGTTGGAATAAAGGGAATGGCAGAAACACCATTGCATATGAACAAAGAATGTTTTGGGCTTGATCTGCGTAAGTATGATATCAATCAACTGCGTAAAACAAAACGAATTAATGTACAATGGATGAAAGAATTGTACGCTGCCTTTCCTGATAAACCAAAATTCTTTGATCGGTCACAGAGTAACCAGATGGGTGATATTAATAAGCTTGTGGGTAATGCAGAATTTAAAGAACAGATCATCGCAGGGAAATCAGCTGCTGAAATTTATGCATCATGGGAGCCGGGCTTATCGAAGTATAAAACAATGCGCAAGAAATACTTGCTATATCCATAG
- a CDS encoding PhnA domain-containing protein codes for MKLADILQQRSENKCELCKAETDLAVYEVPPQDQSNTDNSILICSKCLAQVEKKEELDCKHWNCLTESMWSEVPGVQVVSWRMLNRLRNESWAADNLDMMYLDEDRLAWAKATGDHENDGSVDLHKDCNGAQLLTGDSVVLIKSLDVKGSTLNAKMGTVVKNIRLVQENTDQIEGKIEGQTIVILTKYVRKQNASQNA; via the coding sequence ATGAAACTGGCAGATATCCTGCAACAAAGAAGCGAAAACAAATGCGAGTTATGTAAAGCGGAAACAGATCTTGCAGTGTATGAAGTTCCGCCACAAGATCAATCAAATACCGATAACAGCATTCTCATCTGCAGCAAATGTTTGGCACAGGTTGAAAAAAAGGAGGAACTTGACTGTAAGCATTGGAATTGTTTAACAGAGAGCATGTGGAGCGAGGTGCCGGGTGTTCAGGTTGTATCGTGGCGCATGCTTAACCGTTTACGCAATGAGAGCTGGGCGGCAGATAATTTAGATATGATGTATCTCGATGAAGATCGTTTGGCTTGGGCGAAGGCAACCGGTGATCATGAAAACGACGGCAGTGTTGATCTGCACAAAGATTGTAATGGCGCACAATTACTAACCGGCGATTCAGTTGTGTTGATCAAATCACTCGATGTAAAAGGCTCAACGCTTAATGCAAAGATGGGAACTGTGGTAAAGAATATCCGTTTGGTGCAAGAAAATACCGATCAAATTGAAGGAAAAATTGAAGGTCAAACTATTGTGATACTTACAAAATATGTACGCAAGCAGAATGCTTCTCAAAACGCATGA
- a CDS encoding glycoside hydrolase family 16 protein gives MKKVILADHLLVTSVIIIVGFSACKKQINKTSAQTTVESRSVAFRNVYVNATGICDHPFNEAAVLAEGYTKQFEDNFDTDLSKWNVWTGGAFNNELQYYKADNMEIQNGNLVITARKETVTGATNPFDATPKTFNYTSGRIECKTNISASTATPKVRIVARVKLASGYGMWPAFWSYGDPWPTQGEIDIIEARGQDPFKYQTNYFYGRAANRNLVKNQVGFITSSVDLTTCYHVYEMIWSQNSLTSLLDGKVIETKTGGYIPNLFGKTERIVLNLAVGGNFFSNLNTSQITTGSMYVDFVKVFTSN, from the coding sequence ATGAAAAAGGTGATTCTTGCCGATCATTTGCTTGTTACATCAGTTATTATCATAGTTGGTTTTTCTGCCTGCAAAAAACAAATCAACAAAACTTCTGCACAAACAACAGTTGAAAGCCGGTCTGTAGCTTTTCGTAATGTGTATGTAAATGCAACAGGAATCTGCGATCATCCATTCAATGAAGCAGCTGTATTAGCCGAGGGTTATACCAAACAATTTGAAGATAATTTTGATACCGACCTCAGCAAATGGAACGTGTGGACAGGAGGAGCGTTTAATAACGAGCTGCAATATTACAAGGCAGATAATATGGAAATACAAAACGGTAACCTTGTGATTACTGCAAGAAAAGAAACGGTAACAGGAGCAACAAATCCATTTGATGCAACACCCAAAACATTCAACTATACTTCCGGACGTATTGAATGCAAAACCAACATTTCTGCTTCAACCGCTACACCAAAAGTAAGGATAGTAGCCCGTGTAAAGCTTGCATCTGGCTATGGTATGTGGCCTGCCTTCTGGAGTTATGGCGACCCTTGGCCTACGCAGGGTGAAATAGATATTATTGAAGCAAGAGGTCAGGACCCATTTAAATATCAAACCAATTATTTTTACGGACGGGCAGCTAACCGAAATCTGGTAAAGAACCAGGTTGGGTTTATTACATCCAGTGTAGATCTTACAACCTGTTATCATGTATATGAAATGATCTGGTCGCAAAACAGCTTAACTTCTTTACTCGATGGGAAGGTGATAGAAACCAAAACGGGAGGTTACATTCCAAATTTATTTGGTAAAACAGAGCGAATAGTACTCAATCTTGCTGTTGGAGGTAATTTCTTCTCAAACCTAAACACATCACAAATAACAACTGGAAGCATGTATGTTGATTTTGTGAAGGTGTTTACATCAAACTAA
- a CDS encoding YihY/virulence factor BrkB family protein, which produces MKNIKLLFTTMWSIIKQSFFDFIDNKVLKLSAALAFYTIFSLPAMLIIIISVSDIFYGRDAIEGTLYNQISGFVGKEAALQIQEIIRNAALSHDSKFATLVGLVTLIIGATSVFTEIQDSINQIWKLKAKPYKGKSYLRLIVNRLLSFSIVIALGFILLVSLVINGLMDLLSNRLTLLFPEMTVVVIYVFNLIVTFLITSLLFGMIFKVLPDARIEWKHVRAGAITTALLFMGGKFLIGFYLGQSQLSTTYGTAGSAIVLLLWVYYSAMILYLGAVFTHVYTAHRGSKIYPNKYAVWVQEIEVESEKSIEQQPEAKTVIEVPANSERKKGD; this is translated from the coding sequence ATGAAAAATATTAAACTTTTATTTACAACCATGTGGTCGATCATTAAACAATCATTCTTCGATTTTATTGATAATAAGGTTTTGAAGTTGAGTGCAGCACTTGCATTTTACACCATCTTCTCTCTGCCTGCAATGCTCATCATTATCATTTCTGTAAGTGATATTTTTTATGGCCGTGATGCAATTGAAGGCACATTGTATAACCAGATATCCGGATTTGTAGGAAAAGAAGCCGCCTTACAAATTCAAGAGATCATTCGCAATGCAGCTTTGTCACACGACAGTAAGTTTGCAACATTGGTGGGATTAGTTACACTTATCATTGGTGCCACAAGTGTGTTTACTGAAATCCAGGATTCCATTAACCAGATATGGAAATTAAAAGCGAAACCGTACAAAGGAAAGAGTTACCTGCGTTTAATTGTCAACAGGTTGCTGTCATTTTCAATTGTGATAGCACTTGGTTTTATTTTGCTGGTATCGTTAGTTATAAATGGATTGATGGATCTGCTTAGTAACAGGTTAACCTTGCTGTTTCCTGAAATGACAGTGGTGGTGATTTATGTGTTTAATCTCATTGTTACCTTTTTGATTACCTCTTTATTATTTGGAATGATCTTTAAAGTGTTGCCCGATGCACGGATAGAATGGAAACATGTGCGTGCAGGTGCAATTACAACAGCCCTGCTTTTCATGGGAGGTAAATTCCTGATCGGTTTTTATTTGGGGCAAAGCCAACTATCAACAACCTATGGTACAGCGGGGTCGGCAATTGTATTGTTGTTGTGGGTTTACTATTCAGCTATGATCTTGTATTTGGGTGCTGTCTTTACACATGTTTATACTGCACACAGAGGCTCAAAAATATACCCGAACAAATATGCAGTGTGGGTACAGGAAATAGAAGTGGAGTCTGAGAAATCTATAGAACAACAACCGGAAGCTAAAACAGTGATTGAAGTGCCTGCCAATTCTGAGAGAAAGAAGGGAGATTAG
- a CDS encoding T9SS type A sorting domain-containing protein, translating to MKKFFFSIGFSFSLLLLNAQASSIPYTGLLIASGTAGPAGDDVVLDANIPFTFSFYGTGYTTARISTNGFIWLSDAGSEGCCNGFSIPADPDITNAFIALTQTDWLPDAPANGTIFYAVTGTAPNRVFVVHYENIKHISSADRMTGEIQLYETTNEIRFVMSSLTGIAGGYTATMGIAAGDGVNGYAVGTRNQSTSYSITNEAWSLVTPSSTLPVKLTGYDARKVSGTSVVAWSTDFEENNSHFAIERSATGRNFKQIAKINSKGNTTAGHQYSYTDVNPLNGKNYYRLVQYDLDGKSVYYGIKLVNFESASQIKIMPNPIADNFSISIQSKHAAAVRVTVFDTHGRKITEQTVDIRTGTNLIPVDSKQWATGFYTIKIDQGGVITNHRIIKQAN from the coding sequence ATGAAAAAATTTTTCTTTTCTATTGGTTTTTCCTTTTCATTACTCCTTCTCAATGCACAGGCCTCCAGTATTCCTTATACAGGTTTGTTGATTGCCAGTGGGACAGCAGGCCCGGCAGGCGATGATGTTGTTTTAGATGCCAATATCCCTTTTACGTTTAGTTTTTATGGAACAGGTTATACCACCGCCCGTATCAGCACTAACGGTTTCATTTGGTTATCTGATGCAGGTAGCGAGGGCTGTTGTAATGGTTTTTCAATTCCTGCTGATCCGGATATAACAAATGCCTTTATAGCACTTACGCAAACCGATTGGCTTCCGGATGCACCGGCCAATGGCACAATTTTTTATGCCGTAACAGGCACCGCACCCAACCGAGTATTTGTGGTACACTATGAAAATATAAAACATATTTCATCAGCCGACAGAATGACCGGAGAAATTCAACTGTATGAAACCACGAATGAGATCAGGTTTGTGATGAGTAGCCTCACAGGTATTGCAGGAGGCTATACTGCAACGATGGGTATTGCTGCTGGCGATGGAGTAAATGGTTATGCTGTTGGCACCCGGAACCAAAGTACCAGCTATTCAATTACAAACGAAGCCTGGTCTTTGGTTACACCGAGTTCTACCTTACCTGTTAAACTAACTGGTTATGACGCAAGAAAAGTTTCCGGCACATCTGTCGTAGCGTGGAGTACAGACTTTGAAGAGAACAATAGTCATTTTGCAATTGAGCGTAGCGCAACAGGTCGTAATTTCAAACAAATTGCAAAGATCAATTCAAAAGGTAATACTACAGCAGGTCACCAATACAGTTATACAGACGTTAACCCATTAAACGGAAAGAACTACTATCGTTTGGTGCAATATGATCTTGACGGTAAATCTGTTTACTACGGTATCAAGTTGGTGAATTTCGAATCAGCATCGCAAATAAAAATAATGCCCAACCCTATTGCTGACAACTTCAGCATATCTATTCAAAGCAAGCATGCTGCCGCAGTACGAGTAACAGTGTTTGATACACATGGCAGAAAAATAACAGAACAAACTGTCGATATCAGAACCGGCACAAACCTAATTCCTGTTGATTCAAAGCAATGGGCTACTGGTTTTTATACTATTAAAATTGACCAGGGTGGTGTTATAACAAACCATAGAATAATTAAGCAGGCGAACTAA
- a CDS encoding cyclase family protein, which produces MKQYLPVLFITALSCNQPAEKQTLSQFLSKGKWIDLSYDFSSETIYWPNNPVGFKLDTQFNGKTAGGYYYSSNAFFSPEHGGTHLDAPVHFAEGKWSADQIPLEQLLGEAVVIDVTAKTINNADYQITVEDVTAWEKENGSIPDGAIVLFRTGWGKFYPDAAKYLGTAEKGEAATAKLHFPSIHPELAAWLIKNRKIKAVGVDTASIDYGQSKDFRTHQLLYAENIPGFENVANLDALPIKGAYVFALPMKIKGGSGGPLRMIAWVEQP; this is translated from the coding sequence ATGAAACAATACCTCCCTGTTTTATTCATCACTGCTCTTAGTTGCAATCAACCTGCAGAAAAACAAACGCTCTCCCAATTTCTTTCAAAAGGAAAATGGATAGACCTGAGCTACGATTTTTCCAGTGAAACGATCTACTGGCCAAATAACCCTGTTGGCTTTAAACTCGATACACAATTCAATGGCAAAACTGCCGGCGGATATTATTATTCTTCCAACGCATTCTTTTCGCCTGAACATGGCGGCACACACCTTGATGCACCAGTGCATTTTGCCGAAGGCAAATGGAGTGCAGACCAGATTCCATTGGAGCAACTGTTAGGAGAAGCAGTGGTAATTGATGTAACTGCAAAAACAATCAACAATGCCGACTACCAGATAACAGTGGAGGATGTTACTGCATGGGAAAAAGAAAACGGTTCGATACCCGATGGAGCAATAGTTTTATTCCGCACTGGCTGGGGAAAGTTTTATCCTGATGCCGCAAAATATTTAGGCACTGCTGAAAAGGGCGAAGCAGCCACAGCAAAACTGCATTTCCCTTCCATACATCCGGAGTTGGCTGCATGGCTCATCAAAAACAGGAAGATCAAAGCCGTTGGTGTTGATACAGCAAGCATTGATTACGGACAGTCGAAAGATTTCAGAACACATCAATTATTGTATGCAGAAAATATTCCCGGTTTTGAAAATGTTGCAAATTTAGATGCTCTTCCAATAAAAGGTGCTTACGTTTTTGCATTACCTATGAAGATAAAAGGTGGAAGTGGCGGACCCTTGCGCATGATCGCCTGGGTGGAGCAACCTTGA
- a CDS encoding CHRD domain-containing protein, with amino-acid sequence MKKFYLRPCLRVAFLLCLFVGFSFLKAKADLFPFSATYSGANEVPANASTATGTIVGVYNDATNTIYYNIVFSGLSANTTAAHFHAPAAPGVNAGVTLGHAGFPAGVMAGNYSKIDVFTDAQETNLKAGLMYSNIHTSALPGGEIRAQITLGAASSEIYTFTRTYSGANEFPPNTSTATGTIMGAYNAATNTIFYNIQFGGLSANTVAAHFHAPATPGFNASVTLGHAGFPTGVTSGTYSKTDVFTAAQETNLLAGLMYSNIHTTALPGGEIRTQIFLNAPFVAPVLTCPANITVSNDPGLCSALVSFAASVTGSPAPVVTYRVGSTVITSPYVFPVGTTTVNVSAINGGGFATCSFTVTVNDTEAPVITNVSVDPSVLWPANHKMRNVMVTYNSTDNCPGAVTCVLSVTSNEVMNGSGDGNTAPDWEIVNNHSVKLRAERSGAGTGRVYTITIRCTDQAGNTGVATTTVMVPHDMSVKSRANGGRTGEGTLAVSVYSNPSKNYFTLSVEPGTRPENVTVRLFDMTGRMVEATNSSSQIIRVGDKLGAGIYMAEIRSGNKVSLLKLIKVE; translated from the coding sequence ATGAAAAAATTCTACTTACGTCCCTGCTTAAGGGTCGCCTTCCTTCTGTGTTTATTTGTAGGTTTTAGTTTCCTGAAAGCAAAAGCTGATTTGTTTCCGTTTAGTGCCACTTATTCGGGAGCAAATGAAGTGCCTGCCAATGCATCCACAGCAACAGGAACAATTGTTGGCGTTTATAACGATGCGACCAACACCATTTATTACAACATTGTATTCAGTGGTTTATCGGCCAATACAACTGCTGCCCATTTTCATGCACCCGCTGCGCCTGGTGTAAACGCTGGTGTTACGCTTGGTCATGCCGGTTTTCCGGCAGGAGTCATGGCCGGCAATTACAGCAAGATCGATGTGTTTACCGATGCACAGGAAACAAATCTGAAAGCTGGTTTAATGTATTCAAACATTCACACATCAGCATTGCCTGGTGGTGAAATAAGGGCACAGATCACACTTGGTGCTGCATCATCTGAAATTTACACATTCACCAGAACATATAGCGGTGCAAATGAATTTCCGCCAAACACTTCAACTGCCACAGGAACAATTATGGGTGCTTACAACGCTGCTACTAATACCATCTTCTATAACATTCAGTTCGGTGGACTTTCTGCAAACACAGTAGCCGCACACTTTCATGCACCTGCAACACCTGGATTTAATGCAAGTGTTACGCTTGGTCATGCAGGTTTTCCTACAGGTGTTACAAGCGGCACATATAGTAAGACAGATGTTTTTACCGCTGCACAGGAAACAAACCTGTTGGCTGGTTTAATGTATTCAAACATTCATACAACTGCATTACCGGGAGGTGAAATAAGAACACAGATTTTCTTAAATGCGCCATTCGTTGCACCGGTGCTCACTTGTCCTGCTAATATTACTGTATCGAACGATCCTGGTTTATGTTCAGCATTAGTTTCATTTGCAGCATCTGTTACAGGTTCGCCTGCACCAGTAGTAACTTATAGAGTTGGCAGTACCGTTATTACATCACCATATGTATTTCCTGTTGGCACAACAACTGTTAATGTGAGTGCTATTAACGGAGGTGGATTTGCCACATGTTCGTTTACGGTAACAGTAAATGATACTGAAGCTCCTGTAATAACCAACGTAAGTGTAGATCCTTCTGTGCTGTGGCCTGCAAATCATAAAATGAGAAATGTTATGGTTACTTACAATAGTACAGACAATTGTCCCGGAGCAGTCACCTGTGTACTGAGTGTAACAAGTAACGAAGTAATGAATGGATCGGGTGATGGAAACACAGCTCCTGATTGGGAAATTGTAAATAATCATTCAGTGAAATTAAGAGCGGAACGTTCAGGAGCAGGAACAGGAAGAGTTTACACGATCACAATAAGATGCACAGATCAGGCTGGTAATACGGGTGTGGCAACAACAACGGTCATGGTGCCTCATGATATGTCAGTTAAATCACGAGCAAATGGCGGCAGAACAGGAGAGGGTACACTTGCAGTTTCTGTGTATAGTAATCCATCAAAGAATTATTTCACCTTGAGTGTTGAGCCGGGTACAAGACCTGAAAATGTTACGGTAAGATTGTTTGATATGACAGGAAGAATGGTTGAAGCAACAAATTCATCTTCACAGATCATACGGGTTGGAGATAAATTAGGGGCTGGAATTTATATGGCTGAAATTAGAAGCGGCAATAAAGTTTCTTTGCTGAAACTTATAAAAGTTGAATAA